In a single window of the Podospora pseudocomata strain CBS 415.72m chromosome 2 map unlocalized CBS415.72m_2, whole genome shotgun sequence genome:
- a CDS encoding uncharacterized protein (EggNog:ENOG503P3SU; COG:S), translating to MGWTFNTRDPDAPTIGPLITGVSAALTFVSLMTVCLRVYVRAAMIKAFGVDDYLILITWVCAAGFAVVTIVQTKWGLGLRNIDDLPPENIYNFGLIQYMGAPFYISSILGFKLALLFSYLRFIPKGIYRYMTIGVIVACCLFHLSFLIVQINLCQPIALQWDPTITEGSCIKGVPFYTSMASLTIVFDVIVMLTPFPVLVKSRIQNRKKLVLLGLFGLGLFITVIQIIRIQTVKQLANYLDSAPLILWSAVENNLGIIVANVPTLAPLVKYYNEKSTGGGSGLRSKKTGYASQDVGSRYAMRTWKSNRSKALELGSVHDATDGSFEGHVMKGNTSTEMILDHEGITKKVEVVITRN from the exons ATGGGCTGGACATTCAACACCAGGGACCCGGATGCCCCTACCATTGGACCGTTGATCACTGGAGTTTCAGCTGCTCTCACCTTTGTCTCTCTCATGACGGTATGTCTCCGGGTCTATGTTCGGGCTGCCATGATCAAAGCCTTCGGTGTCG ATGACTACCTAATTCTCATCACTTGGGTGTGTGCGGCTGGCTTTGCCGTCGTCACCATTGTTC AAACAAAATGGGGCCTGGGTCTACGGAACATTGATGACTTGCCCCCCGAAAATATTTATAACTTTGGGCTT aTTCAATACATGGGCGCACCATTCTACATCAGCAGTATCTTGGGCTTCAAACTAGCCCTGCTGTTCTCCTACCTTCGCTTCATCCCTAAGGGTATCTACCGATACATGACCATTGGCGTCATCGTCGCCTGCTGTCTCTTCCACCTTTCTTTTCTCATCGTTCAGATCAACCTCTGCCAGCCAATCGCTTTACAATGGGACCCAACCATCACAGAAGGATCCTGCATCAAGGGAGTGCCCTTCTACACCAGCATggcctccctcaccatcgtCTTTGACGTTATTGT TAtgctcacccccttccccgtcctcgTCAAATCCCGCATCCAAAACCGCAAAaagctcgtcctcctcggcctctttGGTCTCGGCctcttcatcaccgtcaTCCAAATCATCCGCATCCAAACCGTCAAGCAATTGGCCAACTACCTCGACTCGGCCCCGTTGATCCTCTGGTCCGCCGTGGAAAACAATCTCGGTATCATCGTCGCCAACGTGCCCACCCTCGCCCCGCTGGTCAAGTACTACAATGAGAAATCCACCGGTGGAGGAAGTGGTCTCCGCTCCAAGAAGACTGGTTACGCCTCCCAGGACGTCGGCTCGAGATATGCGATGAGGACGTGGAAGAGCAACAGGTCCAAGGCGTTGGAATTGGGCAGTGTGCATGATGCTACGGACGGGAGTTTTGAGGGGCATGTGATGAAGGGGAATACCAGCACCGAGATGATTTTGGATCATGAGGGGATTacgaagaaggtggaggttgttATTACTCGCAACTAG